AGCGCCATATATTTTAAGATGGGCTCTGCTGCAGGTGCTAACCATTCTACTTTAATGATTTTTGTAGCAAGGAGTATGACGAGAAACACCATGCCAAGTAGGGCGGCCGGGAGATGTAAAGCACTAAGCTGAATTATCCACTTAGCGCTGAAGAGGCACGCCAAAATAATGGCAAAGCCTAGTGCAAATCGTAATATCAACTTCGCTCTGTGTACCATTAATTGTAAATCCTCAGCGTTGCAATAGCTCTAGCATGTATGATGGCTCATTGTACGCTTTCGTTTTGCGATCACCATTATACTTTTGGGCAAACAGGGATTCAATCTAGCGTTACCACTTCATGCGAGGCAAAAATGGCTTTTTATTCTCGTCTGCTACAGAGGCATTTTTCATCGCAATTTTGGTATTTTTAGCTTTGAGTAATTTGATTTGTGACCACGTTTCTAACCATAACAGTTTACGGGCGGGCTGGTTGTAGGCTCGATTATACACTTTCTTAATTGCTGCAATGGCATCTGGTGAGCGCGCGGTAAATTGAGTGAGTAATTCTGAGAGTCTAGCGTCAACATCATCACAGAGCTCGGTAATGAGGCCGTCCTCCAGTGCGCGCTGAGCATCTATTCGCTGTGCATGAACTGTCATCAATAGTGCTTTATCTTTATTCATAGTAGCGGGCAACAGCAAGCTGCCGCCCATGTCAGGGCAGAGTCCCCATTTGGCTTCCATAATGGCGAATTTTGCACTGTTGTCGGCTAAACGAATATCCGCGCCTAATGCAATATGACAACCACCACCCAAACAGTTGCCAGTGATCTTGGCGATGACAGGAACAGGCAAAGCTTGCCAGCCGAGTACGACTCGTTGTACTAGGTTAGCATTGCCAGGCAACCATTTTTTCAGTAGCTTGATGATCCCTGAAGGTTTGTTTAGAACGCTTTTTACATCTAGACCTGCACAAAAATGTGCGCCTTCACCTTGGATCACGACAGCCCTAATTGATTTGCTTTTTCTAATTTTCTTTATTGCATTATCTAAACCAACAAACATTTCAACAGACAGCGCGTTTTGTTTTTCTGGTCGAGATAAGGTCACAAATGCGATGTTGTTCGCTTCGGAAAATGAAATCATGATGAGGTAGTCCCTGCTTGTTATTATGCGATGATTTTAGAGTAATAACTCAAAAGTGGCGTAACATTCAACTTTTACTGCTAGTTTGTTCGCCAGTTAGCGTTATTTTCTGTTTGATTATCGCGACTATGTATTTATGTTTTACCTCATTTTGCTATCATTGCGCCAACTTTAAAACAACAGGCTAGCGTCCATGACAGCAAGACTTTGTAGCATCGAAGAAGCCACTCACCAAGCATATGATATCTTCCTTGAGTTGGCCCCTGATAATCTTGAAGAACACGATATCAATATGTTTAACGAACATCGCGAAGATCGTGGTTTCATTGAAGAGAGTGAGCCGGATGACAGTTGGTCGAGCATAACCGCGTATGAACAAGAAGCGGAACCAGAGCACTTCGTTCAGGTCTTGGTAGGTATCGAGTTTGATGACTCGGATCAGGTGTACGCAAAAATCCTAATCAGCAGAGATTTAGATGCACCGTTTTGTCATATCATTTGGAAGCAATAACCGAAAAGTAGTTGTCAGTGCCGTTTTTTAGAACTTTCGCATTATTTGCAATTGGCTTGGTTTCGCTACCAAGCTTAGCTACGGATCCATTCGAAGATTTTCACGAATATGGAAAAATGCCCGATGATGAAATTCATCAAAAACATAAGGGCGAAATGCTGTACGGTGACGTTGAATTTGGCTTTATCGTTAACAAAGGTAATACGCAAAACACGTCATTTAAGTTTAAAAGTAACCTTTACCAAGATTTCCCCAAGTGGCGTAATCAATTTAAATTCAATGGCCTTTATCGCCGCGAGCAAAATACAGAAACGGATGTCGAAGATGTCTCAGCGTCGCGCTACTTTGGTTCGGCACAAGGTAACTACAAATTAGGGGACGATAACGCTTCGTTCTTTATGTACGGTGACTATGAGCGTGACAGGTTTAATGGCAAGGAATATACCACGACATTTGCGCTTGGTTATGGCAATCGTGTGTACGAGGGACGAAAGAATACTGTAGATATCGACGTTGGTCCCGGTATGTCCATTTCTCGTGTGGATAACGAAATCGAGCTTGAACCGGAAGAAGATAGAACGCAACAAGGCCAGCTTTTGCGTATGGCATTGCAGTGGGAAAGAAACGTTTCAAAGCGTACCCGCTTTAATCAAGACGTCAGTTTTGAGCAATCGCTGTCAGGTTTAAACTCCCGATTGTTTGCTGAGTCTGCGCTAGTCACACAAGTGATTGGCGGGATTGCGCTGAAGTTTGCGTTTATTTACCGTTATAATTCGCAGCCAGAAAATGAAAAAGAAAAGGTAGATACCGAACTTGGTGCTACATTAGTTTACAGCTTTGATTAAGAAGACTATCGATGTATAAAAATACACAGTTTGCATGGGTTATATGGCTGTTTCTAGCCTTTATCGCCAGTTTTACCATATTGGCAATTTTCCTAACTGGTAGCAATCTCGCCTTTGTTGGCTTTTTGGTGATCCTCGCGCTTGTTGCGTTTATTTTTTACGGCTTAACCATTCAAGTGAACAAAGAGCAACAAACGTTAAGCTGGTGGTTTGGACCGTCGGTCGCCAAAATGACCTTAAAGTTTGACGATATCGATTATGTTCAGCCTGTGACTAATTCTTTACGTCATGGTATTGGCATGCGGATAAGCACAGACGGTTGGGTATACACAGTTGCCGGATTCAAGGCACTCGAAGTGGTGATGAAGGACGGCACAAAATATCGCTTAGGTACCAATGACCAGGCAAATTTGGTTACGGCAATGGAAAGTAAGCTTAAACAAGAAAAAAGCGCTGAATGATCAGCGCTTTTTAGTAGTAATTATCTTAGTGGTCGTGACCACAACCACCTTCGCCATGAACATGGCCGTGGGCAACTTCTTCTGCTGTTGCTTCACGTACTTCAAGCACTTCAACGTCAAAATTTAGCGTGATCCCAGAAAGCGGGTGGTTCGCATCAACAATGACTTCTTCGTCTTCGATACCAATGATCACAACGATTTGGTCACCTTCGTCGGTGGTCGCTCTAAACTGCATACCCACTTCGATTTCCATGTCTTCAAACATTGATTTAGGAACAGCTTGAGTCAGTTCGTCAAAGCGCTCACCATAACCTTCTTGTGGCTCGATGGTCACACTGAAAGTGTCACCAGCTTGTTTGCCTTGTAGGGCATCATCAAGACCTGGGATCAGATAGCCTGAGCCAAGCATCGCTATCACAGGCTCATCATCAAATGTGCTATCAATCGTGTTGTTGTCTTTGTCTTGAACTGAGTAGTGGATTGTCACTACCGAGTTAGGGCCAATAATCATATAAGATCCCGTTAGTTGTCTTCTAAAGAATAAGGTAGAGGTTGAATAGTAAGACTCACCTCTGGTGAATTTTTTGCTCTTAGCACCGCGTCCTGCGGTGTGTCATTTGGCATCACAGCCAGCGCATAATAACGGCCGCTGTTAGCATCAAAGGTTTGTTGAATAACCTTGCCACCACGACGCCAGTTGTCTTCAATCTGCAGTTCAATATCTGCCTCTTCGATGCGCTCTGCAGCATTGCCTGTCACTATGTACATGGCACGTTTGTTTTTACCAAGATAGCGCATACGAGCTACGGTTTCTTGACCAGTATAGCAACCTTTCTTAAAGCTGATCCCGTTAAGGGCTTGAAGGTTAACCATTTGTGGTACAAATTCGTCCACGTGTTCTGCATCAAGACTTGGCTCTCCTGCTAAAATGCTGGCCGCAATAAACGCTGCTGGATTGCTCTGTTGTTCCACGTCCGCGGGTAAATTTGCGCCTTCGAACGCGAGGAAAACAAAGCGCTCGTCTGCGAGTTTTAGCAGCTTGCCGTTGGCAACATCCACAGCACTTGCGTCAGACGAAAGCTCAACGCCAAAGGCAGTAGCAAGCGCTTTACTGTCCTGAGTCATTAAGCCAAAGACTTCGCAGTCGGCAAAATCAATGTCAACTTTGGCAAAAACGCCGTACTTTTTTAGCTCACGAAGTGATGCTTCAGCTTCGGCTACACCAGCAAGCATTAAGTAGTCGTCTTGATAGCGAGTTAAGCGCGACACAGACCAAAGTTTGCCTTTAGGGCTACAATGCCCAGACCACATGAAATTATCTTCTTTGATAAGGTTAATGTCTTGAGTAACCTGACCGTGCAAATAGCTAAGTTTATCTTGTCCTGAAATGCGAATAACCTTGAACGGAAGCGCATAAGCACGAGCAATTGACATAATGTTGATCCCTATTAAAGTGTTTTCGTAATGTTACCGTAAAATCATAAGTGGAGATAGGGACGGACGATTTCAATGTGCCATTTCTATAAGTTTTATGGCATATGTCCTGCACAGTGGGTATAATTTTCTCAATAGTTTATGAGGGGTTAATCAGTTTATGGTTGAGTTACTGCCTAAAGCTCGAGTTAAATGGGCTTGCCGTCGTGGCATGTTAGAGCTGGACGTTATTTTAGAGCCGTTTGTTGAGCAGGCTTATGACGCGCTATCCGACGAAGGTAAGTACGTGTTTCAGCGTCTAGTTACCTGTGAGGATCCAGATTTATTCGCTTGGTTTATGGGTCATGAAGAATGTCCAGATCCAGAGCTAAAACGCATGGTTAAGTTAATCCTTGATCGGATCCGCGTATAGAATCGACTTTCAACACAATCTTCAGAACCACACCTTCTTTGTGGTTCTTTTTTCTTGCCTCGCTTTTATCCTTTTTCTGCTGTTTCCTACGCTGTGGTGGTTAGTGGCAATCGTGTTTGCCGTGACGGGTTATTGCAGTTGGCAAACTGTTCTATCTCGTACGCCAAAGGCGGGTACTATACTCATGCTCCCAAAAGAAAACTTTGTTGAAATACAGTCGCAAACGATAAATTGCAAAGGGCAGCTTATTGGTGCGACCATATGGTTTGATAGTCAAATAGCGCTAAAAATCATGGATGCGAACCAAGCTAAGCAGCAGGTGTTTTTGACTCGACGGGCAATACCAGAAGCAGACTGGCGTTTACTTTGTCGTACTGCGCTGCAAGCCAATTAGAAAGAACGAAGAGAGCGTGGCGATAAAAATCAGCACATGCTCTACATGCAAATATTATTATTTTGTCGGTGACAAAACGGTAGGTGCGGGGTTTTCAGCCATGTCTGGGAAGTCAATGGTGTAGTGCAGTCCGCGACTTTCTTTACGTTCTAACGCGCTGCGAATAATCAGTTCAGCTACTTGTACTAAGTTACGTAATTCAAGCAGGTTGTTACTCACTCTAAAGTTGGCGTAATAATCGTGGATCTCTTGCTGCAATAACTCAACGCGGCGTAGCGCACGTTCTAACCGTTTAGTTGAGCGAACAATGCCAACATAATCCCACATAAACAATCGAAGTTCGTGCCAGTTGTGGGTGATAACAACCTCTTCATCCGAGTCGCTGACACGGCTTTCGTCCCAATCTGGTAACTTCGATGGCTCAGGACGATTATCTATTTTAGCTAAAATATCTTTTGCGGCAGCGTGGGCAAACACGATGCATTCTAATAACGAATTACTCGCCATGCGGTTTGCGCCGTGTAGGCCTGTGTAAGCCACTTCGCCGATAGCGTATAAGTTATCGATGTCAGTACGACCGTTAAAGTCGGTCATCACGCCACCGCAGGTGTAATGCGCCGCTGGTACCACAGGAATTGGCTCTTTGGTGATATCTAGACCAACACTTAAGCACTTAGCATAAATCGTAGGGAAGTGCTCAATGATGAATTCCTTGTCTTTATGCGAGATATCCAGATAGACGCAATTTGCACCCAATCGTTTCATCTCATAGTCAATGGCACGAGCGACCACATCGCGGGGGCGAGTTCTTCGCGCTCATCGAAATCAGGCATAAAGCGTGTGCCGTCGGGACGTTTAAGTAGAGCACCTTCACCGCGCATGGCTTCGGTTATTAAAAAGTTTTGTAGCTCAGGGTGGTATAAGCTGGTTGGATGAAATTGGTTAAACTCCATGTTGGCCACACGACAACCCGCACGCCACGCCATTGCGATACCATCACCCGAAGAAACATCTGGATTTGAGGTATACAAGTAAACTTTACTTGCCCCGCCCGTTGCTAAAGCGACAAACTTAGCCGAGATGCTCTCAACTCTGTCCGCTTTGCGATTATAGACGTAAACACCTTTGATATCGCTTGAGTCGCCATGTTTATCTTTGATGAGATCGATGGCGTTGTATTGCTCAAGTATATTAATTTTGGGGTGTAACTGCACTTGGCTAATTAATGTGGTTTGAACTGCTTTACCCGTAGCGTCAGCTGCATGCAATATACGACGATGTGAATGCCCACCTTCACGCGTTAAATGAAAGCGCTCTTTCCCTTTGCTATCGACTTCCATATCAAATGGCACGCCTTGTTCAATCAGCCACTTCAAGCAGTTTTTTGCATTTGAGGCAGTGTAGTGCACTGCATCGCGGTCACATAAGCCAGCGCCTGCCGCAAGTGTGTCTTCGACATGAGATTCAATACTGTCATTTTTCTTATCGAATACTGCAGCAATGCCACCTTGAGCATAAAGTGTGGAGCCTTCTTTTAACGCACCTTTGCTTATCACAGTAACCTTACAGTGGTTTGCTAAAGAGAGCGCCAGAGAGAGTCCAGCAGCGCCACTACCAATAATGACTACATCAGTATTGTGGTGAGTCGTATTTTTCATATTCGAAGATCTTTACTGTTTTTGCGTTTAATTCTGCTATTTATACCACATCTGCTATCATAGGAGGCAGAGAGTTTGTTCCGTTTAACGAGAATCATTTAGAACATTTTGTGTGACTGCTAATGGAATTACGCTAAAAAGCAGCCAAGAACTAGTACGCAAAGTTGGATGAATTCGCTTATTTTAAAAAAAAATACAAAAAAACAGAACTTTTTATTCAGTACTAAGTCAGAGTAGCTGTGAATGATGGCAACTAGATACGATTTAGAAAAGCAAAAAGAGGAGTACCGGCTCGAATGAGCGAGCAGGATTTAGATCTAGATATAGTTAAACGCGTTCAACAGGGAGATAAAAACGCATTCAACCTGTTAGTTGCCAAGTATCAAAATAAAGTCGCAGCGCTTATTTCTCGTTATGTAGCGAATCAAGGTGATGTGGCAGATGTGGCACAGGAAACGTTCATTAAAGCTTATCGAGCGTTGCCTAACTTTAGGGGCGAAAGCGCATTTTATACTTGGTTGTATAGAATCGCGGTTAACTGTTCAAAAAATTATTTGGTGGCGCTTGGTCGAAAGCCGCCAGCAAACGACGTAGACGCGGAAGAAGCCGAGTTTTATGATGGTGCAGACCAACTGAGATCGAACGCTTCACCGGAAAATCTATTGTTAAGCGACGAAGTGAAAGCAGTTATTTTCAAAACCATTGAGCGCTTGCCTGACGACTTAAAAACCGCAATTACTTTGCGTGAAATCGAAGGTATGAGCTACGAGGAAATAGCTGTCATTATGGATTGTCCGGTTGGTACAGTTCGTTCGAGAATTTTTCGCGCAAGGGAAGCGATAGATAACAATTTGAACCCATTAATAGGTGAGTCTTAATATGGCACAAGCTGAAAAACAAGTGACAGAAGATTTAACGACATCGCAAATTTTTGACGGTGATCTGTCACTCAACGCTGAAACTGATGTTCGGTTAGACGAACAAAAGTTTGCTCGGTATGCCTTGATTGGTGATGTAATGCGTAGTCAAAAGCAAGACACACCTTGCATTGACATCACCAGCAGCTTTGCAGCGGCACTTGAACAAGAGCAGACGTATAGCGAGCCTACCGTTGAGCAAGTGCTAGAAACGACGCCGAAGCGCAATGTGATTGAGTTAAGTGCATGGCGTAAGCCGTTTGCACAAGTGGCTATCGCGGCAAGCGTGTCTTTATTTGCTATACTTGGTGTTAACACGTTAAGTACAGACGCGACAATACCTGCGGGCGATACCTTACAGTTGCAATCTACTCCTTTTGCTGGAGGTGTTTCTCCTGTGAGCTTATCAACTGAGCCTGCGCTTGAATCAGCGGCTAAAGGCATTAGAGAGTTACAGCAGCAACGTATTGGTGCATTGGTGCTAGAGCACCAAAGACAGTCACGCATGGCGTATGCACTGCAGCAATCAGGTGAAAACAACACCGCTGAAAAGCAAGAGGAAAAAGAGCAATAAATGAGAGCACTGTTAGTTGTAGTAAGTGTATTTTTCTCTAGTTGGCTGTGGGCAAATGAAAGCGTATCAGCCAAACAACTGCTAAAAGACATGGCCGAAGCGGTGCATCATAGAAACTTTGATGCATCGTTTGTCGTGGTGAAAGGAAAATCTATGGAGCCTTACCGCTGGCTTCATGGTAACCAAGATGGGACTGAATTTGAGCTTTTAAGTTTACTCAATGGTGCTGGACTTGAAATGATCCGCATTGGTGACAAAGTGACTTATTTTGAACCTAAGTCTGAGCCTTACACCATCCAAACAGATTCGATAGCAGGTCCTATTCCCGAAGTTTTGTTCAAAAATATCGACAGCCTCAAAGAAAGCTATGATTTTGTCTTAGGTGGTAAAGGTCGGATTGTTGACAGACCTGCTCAGCTTGTCAGATTAGAAGCAAAGGACGACGCTAAATACAACTATTGGTTGTGGATCGATACCGAGTCATCTCTGTTGCTAAAATCTGCTTACGTAAACCAACAAGGCGAATTGTTAGAACAACTTCAGCTTACCCATATCAGCGTGACTGAAACCCCAGCCGAGCAATTGTTAGAACTTTCACAAAAGCAGTTTCCTGAAGCCGTATCTGGGTTGTTGAAGACACTTGAGAATGGCACAAAAAACAATTGGCAAATTGGTTGGTTACCTCAGGGCTTTGAGCTGCTAAAATCTGACAGACATAAGTTAGATTTAAACAATGAGCTAGCAGACTACTACTTGTTTTCTGACGGTCTTGTCGATATTTCGGTATTTGTACAACGTCCTTTACCGGGGCAGCGCCCAAGTGGAGCGCTTTCGTCAGGTGCAACGACGGTTTACGTACATAACACCGGTGCGTTTGATGTATCTGTGGTTGGAAATATTCCAGCATTGACCGCAAAAGCAATCGCTGAGTCTGTGAAAAGACCTTTATGATAGAACAAACTCTGACAGTTGCCGCCATCAAAGGCGCAACTGTCTATTTAGAAGCACAGCCAAAACCCGCTTGTGAAGGCTGTAACGGCAAATGCGGCTCCCAAGTATTCGCCAAACTCTTTGGCACCCACAAAAAACAATTCCCTGTAGATTTGACGGAGTCTGTCGAAATTGGCCAAAAAATTAAGTTGGCATTAGACGACTCTAATGTGGTGAAGCATGCGTTTTATGTTTACATGATGCCATTGCTTTTTGCTTTTGCCGGCATGTTTATCGCAGCCCTCGTACTTGGTCTTAATGAACCTTTGCAGATACTTATTGCATTTACGAGTGCTGCACTCGGTTTATTTTTCGCCAGAGTCCAAGGGGATAAACTCAAACATCAGGTAAAAGTGATAAAAATTTACCCAATTAGCCTACCAATAACGCAAATAGATGGTGATTGTACTAAATAAAATGTAAAATCGAGGCCTTAATCTCTATTTGTGACTAACAGAAGTATTGAATCCAGTATATGAAGCATATCCGTAACTTTTCTATTATTGCCCACATTGACCATGGAAAATCGACGCTATCAGACCGCTTAATCCAAGTTTGTGGAGGTTTAACAGACCGCGAAATGCAGCAGCAGGTACTGGATTCGATGGACATCGAACGTGAGCGCGGCATTACCATCAAAGCACAGAGTGTAACGCTTAACTATCAAGCAAAAGATGGCGAAACCTACCAGCTAAACTTTATCGATACGCCGGGACACGTTGACTTCACTTATGAAGTTTCGCGCTCTCTAGCCGCTTGTGAAGGTGCGCTATTGGTTGTTGACGCGGGTCAAGGTGTAGAAGCACAAACACTAGCGAACTGTTACACCGCACTAGAGATGGACTTGGAAGTTATTCCCGTTCTGAACAAAATTGACTTACCACAGGCTGATCCACTTCGCGTAGCTGAAGAAATTGAAGATATCGTCGGTATTGAAGCATTAGAAGCGGTGCGTTGTAGTGCGAAAACGGGGATCGGCATTGATGAAGTGCTCGAAGTGATCGTACGTGATATTCCGCCGCCAGAAGGTGAGCCAAATGCGCCATTACAGGCACTGATTATCGATTCATGGTTTGACCCGTACCAAGGCGTAGTTTCATTGGTGCGTATTAAAAACGGTGAATTAAGAGCGGGCGAAAAGATCAAGATCATGTCTACAGAGCAAGCTCACCAAGTAGACAAAGTTGGTATTTTTACACCGAAACAAACCAATACTGGTGTGTTGAGAACGGGTGAAGTAGGGTTTGTTATCGCAGGTATCAAAGACATCCATGGTGCACCAGTTGGTGATACCATTACCATGGCGCGTGATTCTGCAACAGACCGTTTGCCTGGTTTCCAAAAGGTAAAGCCTCAGGTATACGCGGGGATGTTCCCAATTTCATCTGATGATTACGAAAACTTCCGCGATGCGCTTAATAAACTGAGCTTAAACGATGCATCACTATTCTTCGAGCCTGAAAACTCGACGGCACTGGGTTTTGGTTTCCGTTGTGGCTTCCTTGGTATGCTCCACATGGAGATTATTCAAGAGCGCCTTGAACGTGAATACGATATGGATCTTATTACCACGGCACCAACGGTAATCTAT
The sequence above is a segment of the Pseudoalteromonas piscicida genome. Coding sequences within it:
- a CDS encoding protein YgfX, with amino-acid sequence MVLFSCLAFILFLLFPTLWWLVAIVFAVTGYCSWQTVLSRTPKAGTILMLPKENFVEIQSQTINCKGQLIGATIWFDSQIALKIMDANQAKQQVFLTRRAIPEADWRLLCRTALQAN
- a CDS encoding DUF440 family protein; translation: MTARLCSIEEATHQAYDIFLELAPDNLEEHDINMFNEHREDRGFIEESEPDDSWSSITAYEQEAEPEHFVQVLVGIEFDDSDQVYAKILISRDLDAPFCHIIWKQ
- a CDS encoding sigma-E factor negative regulatory protein encodes the protein MAQAEKQVTEDLTTSQIFDGDLSLNAETDVRLDEQKFARYALIGDVMRSQKQDTPCIDITSSFAAALEQEQTYSEPTVEQVLETTPKRNVIELSAWRKPFAQVAIAASVSLFAILGVNTLSTDATIPAGDTLQLQSTPFAGGVSPVSLSTEPALESAAKGIRELQQQRIGALVLEHQRQSRMAYALQQSGENNTAEKQEEKEQ
- the ygfZ gene encoding tRNA-modifying protein YgfZ, which translates into the protein MSIARAYALPFKVIRISGQDKLSYLHGQVTQDINLIKEDNFMWSGHCSPKGKLWSVSRLTRYQDDYLMLAGVAEAEASLRELKKYGVFAKVDIDFADCEVFGLMTQDSKALATAFGVELSSDASAVDVANGKLLKLADERFVFLAFEGANLPADVEQQSNPAAFIAASILAGEPSLDAEHVDEFVPQMVNLQALNGISFKKGCYTGQETVARMRYLGKNKRAMYIVTGNAAERIEEADIELQIEDNWRRGGKVIQQTFDANSGRYYALAVMPNDTPQDAVLRAKNSPEVSLTIQPLPYSLEDN
- a CDS encoding FKBP-type peptidyl-prolyl cis-trans isomerase; this translates as MIIGPNSVVTIHYSVQDKDNNTIDSTFDDEPVIAMLGSGYLIPGLDDALQGKQAGDTFSVTIEPQEGYGERFDELTQAVPKSMFEDMEIEVGMQFRATTDEGDQIVVIIGIEDEEVIVDANHPLSGITLNFDVEVLEVREATAEEVAHGHVHGEGGCGHDH
- a CDS encoding MucB/RseB C-terminal domain-containing protein is translated as MRALLVVVSVFFSSWLWANESVSAKQLLKDMAEAVHHRNFDASFVVVKGKSMEPYRWLHGNQDGTEFELLSLLNGAGLEMIRIGDKVTYFEPKSEPYTIQTDSIAGPIPEVLFKNIDSLKESYDFVLGGKGRIVDRPAQLVRLEAKDDAKYNYWLWIDTESSLLLKSAYVNQQGELLEQLQLTHISVTETPAEQLLELSQKQFPEAVSGLLKTLENGTKNNWQIGWLPQGFELLKSDRHKLDLNNELADYYLFSDGLVDISVFVQRPLPGQRPSGALSSGATTVYVHNTGAFDVSVVGNIPALTAKAIAESVKRPL
- a CDS encoding SoxR reducing system RseC family protein → MIEQTLTVAAIKGATVYLEAQPKPACEGCNGKCGSQVFAKLFGTHKKQFPVDLTESVEIGQKIKLALDDSNVVKHAFYVYMMPLLFAFAGMFIAALVLGLNEPLQILIAFTSAALGLFFARVQGDKLKHQVKVIKIYPISLPITQIDGDCTK
- the lepA gene encoding translation elongation factor 4 yields the protein MKHIRNFSIIAHIDHGKSTLSDRLIQVCGGLTDREMQQQVLDSMDIERERGITIKAQSVTLNYQAKDGETYQLNFIDTPGHVDFTYEVSRSLAACEGALLVVDAGQGVEAQTLANCYTALEMDLEVIPVLNKIDLPQADPLRVAEEIEDIVGIEALEAVRCSAKTGIGIDEVLEVIVRDIPPPEGEPNAPLQALIIDSWFDPYQGVVSLVRIKNGELRAGEKIKIMSTEQAHQVDKVGIFTPKQTNTGVLRTGEVGFVIAGIKDIHGAPVGDTITMARDSATDRLPGFQKVKPQVYAGMFPISSDDYENFRDALNKLSLNDASLFFEPENSTALGFGFRCGFLGMLHMEIIQERLEREYDMDLITTAPTVIYEVETKHGVVKIDNPSDLPPVNDIIEIREPIVEANILVPQEYLGNVITLCVEKRGMQTKMTYHGKQVALTYELPMSEVVMDFFDKLKSTSRGFASLDYNFKRFEASDMVRVDILINGDRVDALAIIVHRDGSQTRGRQLAEALRELIPRQMFDIAIQAAIGNHVIARSTVKQLRKNVIAKCYGGDVSRKKKLLQKQKEGKKRMKQLGNVEVPQDAFLAILKVGK
- the rpoE gene encoding RNA polymerase sigma factor RpoE, translated to MSEQDLDLDIVKRVQQGDKNAFNLLVAKYQNKVAALISRYVANQGDVADVAQETFIKAYRALPNFRGESAFYTWLYRIAVNCSKNYLVALGRKPPANDVDAEEAEFYDGADQLRSNASPENLLLSDEVKAVIFKTIERLPDDLKTAITLREIEGMSYEEIAVIMDCPVGTVRSRIFRAREAIDNNLNPLIGES
- a CDS encoding DUF481 domain-containing protein: MPFFRTFALFAIGLVSLPSLATDPFEDFHEYGKMPDDEIHQKHKGEMLYGDVEFGFIVNKGNTQNTSFKFKSNLYQDFPKWRNQFKFNGLYRREQNTETDVEDVSASRYFGSAQGNYKLGDDNASFFMYGDYERDRFNGKEYTTTFALGYGNRVYEGRKNTVDIDVGPGMSISRVDNEIELEPEEDRTQQGQLLRMALQWERNVSKRTRFNQDVSFEQSLSGLNSRLFAESALVTQVIGGIALKFAFIYRYNSQPENEKEKVDTELGATLVYSFD
- a CDS encoding succinate dehydrogenase assembly factor 2 gives rise to the protein MVELLPKARVKWACRRGMLELDVILEPFVEQAYDALSDEGKYVFQRLVTCEDPDLFAWFMGHEECPDPELKRMVKLILDRIRV
- a CDS encoding crotonase/enoyl-CoA hydratase family protein — its product is MISFSEANNIAFVTLSRPEKQNALSVEMFVGLDNAIKKIRKSKSIRAVVIQGEGAHFCAGLDVKSVLNKPSGIIKLLKKWLPGNANLVQRVVLGWQALPVPVIAKITGNCLGGGCHIALGADIRLADNSAKFAIMEAKWGLCPDMGGSLLLPATMNKDKALLMTVHAQRIDAQRALEDGLITELCDDVDARLSELLTQFTARSPDAIAAIKKVYNRAYNQPARKLLWLETWSQIKLLKAKNTKIAMKNASVADENKKPFLPRMKW
- a CDS encoding CidA/LrgA family protein; amino-acid sequence: MVHRAKLILRFALGFAIILACLFSAKWIIQLSALHLPAALLGMVFLVILLATKIIKVEWLAPAAEPILKYMALFFIPAGVGLVEHLSLFQSHWLMLLLLLVGVPTVSLVLLSPIVKSIKFRD